CTCTACTTCACTCATTTCAATGTAGAGGCTActgaaatttatattttaaagtATAAATTAATACATTCTTTAGATTCCAATGGGTTTTATAGCAAAAAAATTCACTTTACTAATTGGTGGCCTGAATCTCTACTAATCTATAATTGAACCTTCAAATTTATGAATAGCTTTTGGATTTCATCTCTggtattttgaaatttaaagcAAGGTAGGTAAGGATGAGGATCTTGTATAAGCATTGTCCTATCTATAAAATGAAGTGCgctgaaattttgaagaaaccaACTTACCTGGAGCTGCATATCCAAAGGTGCCTCCAAAGGAAGTCCAATTAGAGGCATAAGGATTTAGAACTTTAGCCATGCCAAAATCAGAAACATGAGCTTCATATTCTTCATCTAGTAAAATGTTCTTGCTCGATATGTCTCGATGAATTATAGGAGGTGAGCATTCATGGTGCATGTAGGACAAAGCATGAGCCACACCTTTAACAACTTTCACTCTCTTATTCCAATCAAATCTTGTTATCCTCTCTTCGTTGCTCAATACATCCTTCAAGCTACCAGATTCCAAGAACTCATACACCAAAAATGAATGTCGAGAACAGGAGCAAAAGCCATATAGCTTAACAATATTGCGATGCCGAGCCCCAGTCAATGCATGAATCTCCCTTTCGAATGCTTTTCGACCCACCATTTCAACGTCTAGTGCTTCCTTAAGTTTCTTTACAGCAATAGTCTCACCTGTTTGTAACTGGGCCTTGTAAACACACCCTTGTCCTCCGACACCAATGCAATATTTGGCATCAAACTCCTCTGTGGCTTCAATAATGTTCTCATAAACCATTCTTCCATCAAAGCTCCATATTGCCCACGGGTTTTCATTGCTTCCATCAACCAGACTAGCCTCTGTTTTCCTTACTCTTCGGCATAAAGTACTTGAAGCTCTCACAACAAGAAACAAAGTAAGTAGGCATCCTAAAGTAGGAATCAAAATTAGCagcaactttttaattttgtttttgcgTGTGGATATTGTTGCTGTACAGGGATTGAGACCGGCAATAAATCCACACAAGCCTTTATTCCCTCTCACAACTTCAATTGTAGCATTGCGAAAGGCTGGAATGTTTGGCAAAGGACCTTCCAACTCATTATACGATATGTCGATGGAAGTCAAGCTTGCCATATCCTCAAAGGTCGACGCAATTAAACCCGAGAGCTGATTGTGGGAGAGATTGAGTGCTTCCAATCTTTGCAAGAGCCCAAGTTGTCTAGGTATTCCTCCCGTAAGCAAATTTTGACTCAGATCAAGAACTTGAAGAGATTGAAGCTTGCCGATCTCAACGGGAATACTTCTGTCAAGATTGTTTCtacttaaatttaaaaacaaagCTTCGAACAATCCCCAAATTGTTTAGGAATTGAGCCGGTTAAGTTATTTCCGGCAACATCAATTCTTGACAAATCGGACGATGTTCCTAGTTCTCGAGGTATGTAGCCTACAAGTTGATTGTCACAGAGGGAAAGCTCTAGAAGTGACTTCAATTTTCCTAGATCTTTTGGAATTTCCCCAACAAGACTATTTGAAGAGAGGTCAAGTATATGTAATCGGCTCATGTTTCCAACCTCAAAGGGTATCACGCCTGAGATTCGAGTGTTGGAGATTTTCAAGCTGGTCAAATTGCTATATTCACCCAGTCTAGGTGGTAGCTCACCGTAAAGTTTATTGTTGCTCAACTCAAGATAATCTAAGTAAGGATATGTCCCGAGACCATCAGATATATTTCCCTCGAGATGGTTATTTTGGAGCCTAACTCTATACAAATTCGTGCAGTTTTTGAGGCCTCGCGGAATTGGACCAGTGAAGTGATTGTTATTGgcggaaaaaaattcaagaacttgaCCACTGCAAATGTCTTGTGGCAATTGGCCGACGAACTTGTTATCGCCCAGCTGCAGGCTTATGAGCTTGCTTAAGTTACCTATAATGGATGGAATCGAGCCAGAGAGACTGTTACCTATAAGCACGAGTTCTGAGAGAGATCTGAGCATTCCTAGTTCTTTAGGAATAGGACCAAACAACTCATTTTGGTAAAAGTCAAGGATATTCAGATTGCTCAAATTCCCTATCGTTGATGGGATAGGACCTGAAAGTTGATtgtcttggaggaaaagatatGAGAGAGATCCGAGCATTCCTAGTTCTTTAGGGATAGGACCTGTTAAATCATTCCTTAGCAGTTCGAAATGTATGAGGAATCTCATTCCTCCAACTTCTGAAGGTATGGGGCCTGAAAGTTGATTGTCGTAGAGGTATAGATATTTCATTTTACTAAGATTCCCCAAAGTTGTAGGGATGGATCCATTGAGATAATTGGCTGATAAATCAAGTTGAATTAGAGACCCCAACATTCCTATTTCCTTTGGAATGTACCCAGCCAATTGATTATTGAAAAGCCATATCTCTTCCATGTTGCTCATGTTTCCAATGGAAGAAGGAATTGGACCGGTGATTCTGTTGTTCGCTATGTGGAGATAAGCGAGAGACTTGAGCCTTCCTATTTCTTTAGGAATGAAACCAGCAAGCTTATTATCCGAAAGATATAGATAGGTTAAGTTGCTCAAGCTAAATATCTCATTAGGAATCGGACCAGCCAAATCATTATTCGAAAGATTGAGATCTCGTAAAGATCGCAGTGACCCAAGTTGAGTCGGAATATTTCCGGAAAGGTTATTTTGAGACAAGTCCAAATAAGTAATCTTGGCAAGATTAGCCATGCTCAAAGGGATTTTCCCAAAGAATGAGTTGTTGGCAAGTGTAAGAGCGATCAAGTTGGGCAATTGAGAGAAATTGAGATAATGAAGCGTACCATGTATGGTAGAATTTGAAAGGTTCAAGCTTGCGACGCTTCCGAGAGAATCACAATTGATTCCGCGCCATGAACAAGGGTTGGTTCCATTCCACGAAGACAAAGTAAAGCGGCTCCCGCTGTCTAGCTTAGACTTCCATGTTAGGAGTGCCTCCACTTCCTCATATCTCGTTTGATTAGTAGCACTAGCAAGGGCCACTAGAGAAGAGCTTCGagatgaagcaagaaaaggCATTTCCTGCGTAAGCAGGAGGAGGACATAAGCGAGGAACAACATTGAGAGTTGTTTTTGAGATGAGGCCATGACAGGTCGTTTAGGTTATTTGCGGTaggctttcttttgtttctagttGCATATGTGTTGAAATGGACCAAGTAGAACTAAcgtatttatagaagaaattggGACCGTCAAGTCAAGAACAAGTCAATGATCACTTCTTCTGGTTACAGGGTTACCTCTCCAGACAGAAGGTGAATTTCGTCACCATATTGGGGATGCCCTGCCTGCCTTGTAACGTAGGTGGACTGATAGGATTGCATTCCTCATTTTAATGTGTTGGTGCCCGCATGATCAACACTCCCCTAAGTTCCTTTTTGTATATTTGTATACCCTCTCAGTACTTTACATCCTAAAAGTCTAGAGGTCTAGATTGAACTAGGACAAAGCCTTTTAAGGACATGCTTAGGTCCACTTCTTCTCAGTGAaggagagaaaatttcaaatttcattttagtCAAAATTACACAAAACTATCCGAATTTTGGGGTAGTATACGTTTATTCCTAAACTTTCAATGGATCCATAAATACCTCATGAACTTCCATTTTGTCACGGCCATTAACCTTCCGTATTTTTATCCATAAATCTGTGCAAAGACTTATTAGTTTTGTATGGAGCAAAGGCTGGGATGTAAGTCAACAACACGAAAACATGATATTGCCGTAATACAATCCCAACCTGCATTAATAAAAAAGACGTCGTCGAAAAAGCATGAAATTCAAGAAAGGCACAACGGAGTgctgatttattttttctaacaGAAATACCCATGGGTGTTTTGAGctatattttcttaatttctatgtAGAGATTATAATCATAAATGTAGAAGCCATCGTCAAGAAAAACAATTTTGGCATGAGGCATTATTGCTGCAATTGATTAAATCTCACGAGAtcataaaatgatttcaaaattatttttctaaaattgatcTACAATATTAgctacaaaaatgaatgattttttgttttattgtttttaaaaatatttagacatcaACTACCATTATCGTGCCATGGTTCGCTAAAATGCAATGGTTCATCAGTTGGTGGGCAAAATACTGAGCAATGACATTCTTATTAACGAGTACTTTTGTAGCACTCAATAGATTCTACCATCTTCGATACTTTGGAGTCCTCTTCTTTACGAACCATCAACATGGCTGTCCAATTGATGAATAGCAAAACGCCAAACAGCTCATGCTGAGTTAACTAATTGCGGCATACTTCATGTAAAAAGCCATTTTGATTGTTAGCATCATTGTGGGGTAGTAGTAAGCGGCTTGTTAACCCAGGACCTATAGGACATGGGTGATGTGGAGTCGTTATGGCTCAAATGGAACATTTCATGATGCCTACAAACCTTTTATGTTGCGCGTATAAATTTGAGACATAGGAATGGACTACTTCTTGGTCACGCCAAAAAATCCCTAGGCATATTTCCTTTTGACTTCCACCAATATAGCTTGTTGTCTTTGTCGTCATGTGAGCAAGTGGCATGAGCCTTTCAGGATCTCTAATTATTTTCTCATGGGATATATAGGTCTCAACTCAACTTAACTTGGCAAGATATCGTTACGTATGTTAATAAATTGCAATTTCACTTAAATAATTGGAGATTGAGAGTGAAATAACCtataacaaatatttttatgctAGTTTTCCCATCATGGAGTATTTTCTATATTGATCGTAGAAGGAATATCGTGTTAGTTagtttccccttttttctcgATACAAGCCGGTAGGATACCTGAGCAACCGTAAGCATGGAATTAGAATATAACGGTCAacaaacgttttttttttaattgatttttccttctctttgtcTATTTAGAGTTGCTCAAGAGAGTAGTATGCGACTTCAACGTGTCAATGGTTAGGCAAAACCCTAATAATAACAATATCGATAAGAGTAATAAATTgccaataataaaaataagaaagtggCCAAATCACTCACGTGGATTTTCACTTCAACCCCCACCAATATAatattatcaatttattttttattaaagaagtCGTTTTTAATTGAATAACCTAATTAattttagggtgcgtttgtttcaaagaaaattcaagatttaattttttttaatgaaaagtgATTGATTAtacaatttagaaaatttgatctTTCCAGAAAATTAATGTACCctgacttttcaatttttctttgcttttattaCTCGAATTTGGCGTCTCCTAGACTACCGTCCCTCCCGCTCTTATCGGTTGACTTGACTAATGAGCCAGCAATCATCATCTAAGAGACACACTTCTCACGACCCCGCGTCTCTCATCACGACTTAGGCATCGTACATCTAATAAATTTGCAAAGACTTATTAGTCATCTCTGAATATAAGTCAACACCACAAAAATTGAATATCGATGGAACACAATCACAACTACCTCCATTAATAAAGTTTGACTTCGCTGCCGAAACATCATGAAATTCGCCAAATGCACAGCAGAgtcctttttttatattttctttttcattttcagaaatACCGATGTGTGTTTCAAGCTGTACTTGGTCTCTGCTTTATGTAGAGATCGTTATCATAAACATAAAGCCAccatcaagaagaaataacgTGGGGTGTCACAAGCGCAATTGGTTTAGAGCCCATTTGATTCAACTTTGAGGAAATGACTTTGCATTTCTTCAAGTATCTTTGAGTGAATGAACATTTTGTGAAGGCAAGTGtgtttgaaaattcatttttttatgtacACTTGTAAAGCAACTttaaggtgaaaagaaaaatgacaaaaaaaaaataaaaaaatggagaaggaGATGCAGCTGTGTGAAGAGGGGAAAATCATGGGGGAGcagctggtggtggtggggaggcgactggtggcggtggcggtggtagtGGGGAGGCAGCTCGCCCGAGGTCACGTGGCCTCAGGCGACGCCATCTAAGGTCGCGCGGACCTCGGGTGAGACTTCTCGTCTGCCAAATCTAGTTGCTTGTAGCTGAGTGCCGCTCGCCGGCTAAGCTTCACGGTGGAGTAAtaagtccaaggaagaagacgataAACAGTGTTTTTTTAAGCAAAATGGGAAAACATGATTATTAGTAAGGacaatattgaaaagaaaaaaattcattaaaccttagattagcatttgaaaatgttgaaagcccaaagcaggttcaaacttgctttgggctttcaatattccaaatgctagcatttggcaAATGAAGACTCAAAAATGTGAATCGAacgcaaaatatttttcccaatgggGTTTTGGAGGCTCAAAGCCTCTTgaaaaagccaaaccaaacgaGGTGTGTCTTACCCGATCATAAAGCGACCACCATTTCATATGTTTTgttagaaatttaattttaatgagTGCTTAGCGTAGTGGAGAGGATTCCTCTCAAGTATCGTACCGTCAAGGGCAGACGGTATGACGGTTAGCTTAGCGGAGAGGATTCCTCTCAAGTATCGTACCGTCGAGGGCAAAAGGTGTGACGGAAACCAAAGCGACACAATAGTTCACATCCCACGTGAAACGATAGTGATTTTGGTGAAGACTTCTCCACTTGGTGGAACATGGTGAAGAAGACGACTGGACGAATTCCCATGTTGATTTAGgcatgtttgtttatttatgtttCTATTCTTCGAAAcaccaatttctgttcttttgtttcggggaaaaaaaagaatagaaacgcgtttatttacacttttattttcgggaacaaaaaatttatttttttattctcgagaatagatttggaacaaaaacaagaagtagaaaaaaaattatttcttgttctGGAAACAATTCCGATAAAATCACCGGCCGTTATAGCGTAGATGATAGATCATTTGTCCTCCACCGaggaggccaaggttcgaagGCCCTGCGAAGCTGGGAGGCTGAAGCGCTGTGTGGTGAGTTAAGCGtggcgtcggggtggtggtttccccgcTAGCAacacctgggggtttacgtgGCGTCTATCGGCCAAAGCGGTTcctccagcaaaaaaaaaaaaaattccaataaaCACCCACCTGAGTGGCGCTGCTGGCGGCGAGCTTCTCCTCCTAACGCAAGGGGAGGAGTTTGATTTCCGGGTGTCGCAGGATGACTTACTCggtggcacgtgtgtggtgCCTAGCACGTGTTGCCCCAGATTTACCCTGCTACCTCGGGCCTTTGAGCTGTCTGTGTTGGTACGGTGCGCGAGTTCcctaggtcacaaaaaaaaaaatccaataaacactttttttctttctcctctttctttcttctatttttttcttcttattttcttcttcttcctcctccttttgctAGTCACCGGCCTTGAAAATAGATGGCGCTGACGATCGGCCAAATGAGGGCTGGCGACTCGCCAGAGgggcctcgtcggcccttgtcaaccggtcgccggccatggccgaggccagcgatcggccaaaaggaaaatatgagaaaaaaaaaaaaaagaaaaaaaaaaaagaagaaaaggaaaaatataataaaaatatttaaaaattaaaataaatataaaattatataagtttatcaaacgcatttcttttttagagtagaaattttttgcagttaccaaatgtgttcttatactcataaattgtttccgggaacagaaattaaaaaaaaaaaactatttatattttaaaattattttcagaaacaTAAACGTtatcaaatgcacccttagaCACTTGACATCGTACTTAAAAAGGACTTTTACTCCGTCTTGCCACAATTTATGCAGAGTTGTCCAAACAGTACATGTAGAATCATTTAATGCTCTACTTCGTGTGTAAATGGGATGTTCCATGTGAAATACGAAATTCAGATGGAACCACGTTAAATGCATGAGGGTAGGTAGTTGAACGAAATCAAATGGAAAGAGTAAGAGACGAAATAATGAGTGTTGGAAGTCCACAACCGACTATCACGTGAAATGACAGTGATTTTGGAGAAGACTTCCCCACTGGGCGGAACATGGCGAAGAAGACGACCGGACGATTTCCCCATGTTGATTAGACACTTGACATCAATACTTAAAAGGACTTTCGCTCCATCCTACCGCGATTTATGCAGAGTTGGCCTAATAGTACACATACAATCATTTAATGCTCTACTCCGCGTGGAAATGGGGTGATCCCTGTGAAATACAAGATTCGGATGTAACCTCGTTAAATGCGTAAGAATAGGTAGGAGAACGAACTAAACGCAAAGAGTAAGAGACAAAATAAGGAGTGTCGAAAGTCTGCAACCACGACTTATAGGTCGGGAGATATTCGATTAGATAACATTTCTCTCGCAAGTCTAAATTATTTGGGAATGGATGAAAGAATGAAAGGTGCTCGAACACACAGTGGTTATTATCTTATGTATGCAGACTGCAATGTTTTCTATCACGTATATGGTCTCCAGCAAGCATTGTAAGCTTGTTTCGGTCAgcttacccttttttttttatgtcttctTTTGGCATCAACATTTCTTTGGTGTCTTTGGAATTCACATTAACTGAGTTACTAGATATGGAAGTCAAGAGCATTCTTAAAGGAATATTCCTATGCTTGCACCCATAAGAAAAGTCCAAACCGTTTTACTGATCTGACTCTCCATTGAGGTATTCCACAAAGACTTAACTTGATTCTCTGATTGGATGAAAAAACATTGCTTGATCTGCCAACCTCATCTAGATCGTCTTGGAAAAAACATCTTTAAGTGACTTTGGTAATACCCAAACTATGCTTAGTATATTATTTACTATATTGATTGTAGATGTTTGGATAAAAGGACCACGTAACATCCATGGTGTGATCTACTGGGAAAAAGCTTATAGATGTCCTGTTATAACAAATGACACTTTTCAAcctaaaaatcatattttatgTCGAAGTAGTAAAGATCAAGTTGATGATGATGTAACAACCAGGTACATCAAATGATGTTCGTTGGGTTAGCTAAAGAGCCATTGAAACAAGCATacacataaaataataataataataataataataataataataataataataataataataataataataataataaaagagattATGTCtagatcaatcatttaaaagaaGTGCAATacgaaagtcaaattttggggCATTGGGGTCAgcctttgtctttcatgcgAAAGTCCCAAATAAGACACCtacctaatcttttttttttgggtgacttATAGCAATTGTTGACCAATTGTATTCTCGCATGGCCAATAATGCTACTAAGTCTCCTAATCAAGCGATTTATATGATCCTAGGGTTTTTCTTCGATATCATGCATCGACCCtaccattcatctaaaaatCATATAccttgt
The nucleotide sequence above comes from Eucalyptus grandis isolate ANBG69807.140 chromosome 2, ASM1654582v1, whole genome shotgun sequence. Encoded proteins:
- the LOC120290499 gene encoding probable leucine-rich repeat receptor-like protein kinase At1g35710 codes for the protein MASSQKQLSMLFLAYVLLLLTQEMPFLASSRSSSLVALASATNQTRYEEVEALLTWKSKLDSGSRFTLSSWNGTNPCSWRGINCDSLGSVASLNLSNSTIHGTLHYLNFSQLPNLIALTLANNSFFGKIPLSMANLAKITYLDLSQNNLSGNIPTQLGSLRSLRDLNLSNNDLAGPIPNEIFSLSNLTYLYLSDNKLAGFIPKEIGRLKSLAYLHIANNRITGPIPSSIGNMSNMEEIWLFNNQLAGYIPKEIGMLGSLIQLDLSANYLNGSIPTTLGNLSKMKYLYLYDNQLSGPIPSEVGGMRFLIHFELLRNDLTGPIPKELGMLGSLSYLFLQDNQLSGPIPSTIGNLSNLNILDFYQNELFGPIPKELGMLRSLSELVLIGNSLSGSIPSIIGNLSKLISLQLGDNKFVGQLPQDICSGQVLEFFSANNNHFTGPIPRGLKNCTNLYRVRLQNNHLEGNISDGLGTYPYLDYLELSNNKLYGELPPRLGEYSNLTSLKISNTRISGVIPFEVGNMSRLHILDLSSNSLVGEIPKDLGKLKSLLELSLCDNQLVGYIPRELGTSSDLSRIDVAGNNLTGSIPKQFGDCSKLCF
- the LOC104434494 gene encoding MDIS1-interacting receptor like kinase 2, with the translated sequence MASLTSIDISYNELEGPLPNIPAFRNATIEVVRGNKGLCGFIAGLNPCTATISTRKNKIKKLLLILIPTLGCLLTLFLVVRASSTLCRRVRKTEASLVDGSNENPWAIWSFDGRMVYENIIEATEEFDAKYCIGVGGQGCVYKAQLQTGETIAVKKLKEALDVEMVGRKAFEREIHALTGARHRNIVKLYGFCSCSRHSFLVYEFLESGSLKDVLSNEERITRFDWNKRVKVVKGVAHALSYMHHECSPPIIHRDISSKNILLDEEYEAHVSDFGMAKVLNPYASNWTSFGGTFGYAAPELAYTMKPNEKCDVYSFGVVTLEVIMGRHPGDLISSLASSSSSSSSNSMASCPLKDILDQRIPNPEGNVLGEVAFVTKMAFSCLSPKPEHRPSMQLLSRAISTQSSIMLSAPEGIKLEELVDPNCFNY